The Nicotiana tomentosiformis chromosome 2, ASM39032v3, whole genome shotgun sequence genome includes the window GGGTGGTAAAGAGGGATAAGACCCAGAACTGTAACTGCTAAAACTATAAGTAGAAATATTCTTGGAGTTCTTTGAGCTGAAGTGGAGTATTTCCCAAAGGGAAGCTCCATTTCTGTGAACTGCTTCAATGGAGAGTTGAAAAGGAAATTAGAGATGGGAGAAAGGAGCAAAGGTAAACTGTTAAAAATACATAGTGCATGTAGTTTTACATCTATGTTGACTCGGTGAATGTGCTAATCCCATTATAAGTACAATTCCCCCTAATTCAACCTTGGTCAGAAAAAGTTCAAAGTTATCTCTAAATCTTACAAAATTAGTCATTTGTACCTTCCGTAAAACATTTAAGCATATTAATCCAAAAGTTTAAAATACTATAAAAAGTCCCCACAGCCTAGAACTACTCATTTGTTATAAATGACTTTTAGCTCTCTGTCACGCTTCTGCGGATTTGTGAAATTCTAGGCAGCGAATGGGTTGAAGGAGAAAAAGTGGTGGTACAATATGCAATGGTGGTGGTACTAGAAATAGAGGGAGGAAAATTGTCGGTGGGTTGGGTGTCTCATAAATACCACTAGTGTTGTAAAACACTTATTTGGCATAACGTGTGGTGACTGATTAGTTGTCTCCGGTAGAAAGTAGAAAGTTTGAGATTAAGGTGAACCAAACGCTGAAATTTGATGGGCAAAATACAAAATTGGTCAAACTGGAATCATAGTGCAGTCTTGATCAATAGCTGCAGCAAGCAACCATATATACTCTTTGGTCAATGGGGAGAAATATCATTAGCTCTATAAAATGCAACAAGGCTTTTCTTTTTTTCACTTTTCTAGCAGTGCTATGGTTACATCTTCACATCAACCATAACTATCCAAGAAACAGAGTTCCTCTTTAAATCACAACAACAATCCTAGAATAAATTGAACAAATAAAAAATCAGAGTACATTGTATTGTTTAGCTCCTCATTGAAGCTTTTCCTCTAGGGATCTGGTGCCCTCCATCTTGAACATATGAAACAAGAAATCAGCCCAAGAATCAATAGGACCAGGCAAGCACCAATGAACACAGTCATTGTACAATACCACATTCGCATTTGGCCAATGCCCATATTTACTTGGATGACCATCTGGTCTCATTAACATTGCTTGTGTTGTGTCCATCAATCTGAATCTCTTCCCCTTCGTCTTCCCTTCTTTCTCTGCAGCCTTAAACTCTTCAACTTGGATCTGGTATTGCTCCAAGCTTTGACCTTCCAATGCGGTCTCATTACTTCTGAACGGCCTTGTCCTTACACAATCCCCTCCACTATTCCAGTCCCCACCTTCAAAATGAGAAGGTGCAAAAGTCCTAAGAATCGCCACACCCTTAAAATTTTCTAAGTCGTTGATGGCTTTAAGAGCAGTTCGGAATGCCCTTTGGTACGCATAGTTAAGTGGGAGTGCAGTGACATTTGGCAGTCCACAGTACCTGCAGCCAACTCGTTGTTTGTTCTCGTAGTAGACGCTAATCCGGGCAAACCAGTGGCCAGCGTTTAAGATGACATAGTCGTATCCTTCAATTTCGTTGGTCCATTTTTCGTCTGCTTCATCAAGGTAAAGGTTGAAGACTCCAGTATGGCTTGGACCATCTGCATCTGCTTCTTTAGTTGACACCAAAAATGGTGACCAATATGTTGATAATGTAAAGTTGTAAGTTTTGTATCTTAACTTTTTGAAAGCTTGATCTGGATTATCAGATATATCCTCAGGATATTCCacctaaaagaaagaaaagaagatcaAAATTTGTATTACTTCGTTGATCATTCTCACTTTGATTTGTTTTTAGATTAGTTTAACACTAATTATGGTACTTACAGTAGCATGTGAGGTGTTTAACAAGAATCAAGTTGTTCCTAAAATATTCTCGGGTTTGCTATAAGGAGTAGTAATAAAATATAAGAGGCATGGTCATAGTTGTTAATGATATAGTCAAACAAATCTCTAGAAGGGCACAATTATCTTTTTATGTCTTGACATTTCTAAGAAGCAAGTTATGATCCCGCTTTACCCGGCTTGGATTCTCTAATAATTTGTCACCATACATTTTCTTAAGATATACTTTAATGGGAAAAGCTCTTTGGATCTAGCTAAATAGTCGTACTATAATATTGGGGACAAAAGCGACCTTCGGAGGATTAAAATTCAATATGTCAAATTTCACGCTGTCACTCAATGTTCTTCTCAGTCTCTGCTCTTCTTTTCTTGTAACCTTTTTTATCTTTCGATGGAGAATGAATTAAAGAATGAGAAAGAAACTTTATTAGACTAGAGGAACCAACTTTCAAAAAGAGAATGACTATATTCTTAAAAATTTCGTTTTTACCACACAAAAAAAAGGGTAGAAAAATTCAAAAGCATAGTTTCAATAATTTGTACTAGTTAAATGGTTAATATATTCTAATTTGATGATATGGATTATGACTAGATTGGCATCCACTTTGAACATTTAGATGTGATTAACCGACGTCGTAACGTGCCCTATCTATCACATTTTATACTCACGAGATTGTGATTACTCCATACTCCATAGCCCCCCTATGCTCCTTTCCCTTCCAAAATTTATCAATGAGTACAAAACTTTACATTTCCAGTCCTCCATTTTACTTTTAATAATCATTTTCCCCATTAATCCTATACTCCATTTTACTACCTTTTACAACTTCATTCTGGAAAATAATACGCGCGTTGACCCATCAATGGCGTCTTCCGCGAAATTTACACCTAAATCTTGAAAATTTCTAGCCTTAGATAGACAAATCCTCAATTAATCCTAAATTATGAACTCAACAACAAGCTAAGTACATCCTAGTTACTCATCCAAGCTAGAAGCAGTAATTCATCGCAGATCGGCAAGCACTATCTATGCAAATGGAAGTAAAATTAAGAAAAACTTTAACCAAAATTAAGATGAATTGCAGAGAAGAAAATGGTACCCGGCCCAAGAGGCAAATCAAGGACTGCATTTGATTTCTTCCAACTGAATCACCAACAAGTGCCAAagacttgtttctaaccatatcTAAAAActgaaaagggttgaaaatggggaGCTCACATCCATTAGGCTTCCACCTCCACTTCAAGTAATCAGAATCCGGTCTTCCATACTTCATACAATTTTGGTGCTCATGGATCGCAAAACAAGTCATATTCGTATAATATGGAGCATCCGGATTCCAAACCCATTCTCCACTGAAAGTATCGCATGTTTCTGGCTCTTTAATCTTTATTTTCTGCTCCTCAGCATGGTATGTGGGTGATATTTCAGATGGATATTGGGTTACTAAATCTGCTGGGTACCAATTCAATGGGTGGTAAAGAGGGATAAGACCCAGAACTATAACTGCTAAAACTAAAAGTATGAATATTCTTGGGGTTCTTTGAGTTGAAGTGGAGTATTTCCCAAAGGGAAGCTCCATTTGTGGGAGCTTTCTTCAATGGAGGGTTGAAAAGGAAAGTATAGATGGGAGAAAGGAGCAGAAAAGTATAAGATGTTTAAAATACGTAGTGGATGTAATTAAAGGGGGACCAGTTGGCACATGTATGTTGACTCTGCAAACGCGCTAGTCCTATATTATAAGCTTAATTTTTCTTGGTATTAAGTACTAATTCCACCTTAGTTAACACTTAACAGCCATGTTTTGGATCTTAATCACTGCAGATCCATGATTTAAAAATCAATAAGTACAATTTAATTATAGCACACGTATATATGTGTATAATTCACTGTCTCTAGACTATAGAGGACATTCTTTTAAGGAAAAGACTCAAATTTATTCTGATATTCGTAAAATTAGTTATTCATAACCTTCGTTAAATAATTAAATGTACTGATCTAAAAGTTTAAAATAGTAAAAAATTCTTACATCCTAAAACTACTCATATGTTACAAATGACTTTTAGCTCTCTGTCACGAAGCTTCTGCTGATATGTGAAACCTAGGCAGAGACATTAGAGGGAAAAAAAACTAGACGGAGAATGGGAGGAAGGAGAAATGTGGTGGTACAATATGCAATGGCGTTGGTACTAGAATAAGGAGTGGAATCTTGTCGGTGAGTTTAGGTGGCTCATATGTGCCACTAGTGTTCTAAATCAATTTGGCATAATGAGTGGTGGCTGATTAGTTGTCGCCAGTAGATGGGTAATTGAGGACACGTTTGTATAATACATTTTTTTGTCCCATCacatacaaaaaagaaaaagaaaaatactagaCAATATTATAATGGATTTAATTTTTATGTATAGTGCATGGGTCAAAATCCGCCCTTAGAATATTCAGGGCGATGTAGCATCACACGAAGAATCCTCAAACTGTCACTTATTAAGATGGTCCGAGAAGCCGTAAGGCCCGCGATCGAAGAGTTGATGAAAGTCGTAGTCAAGATGTCAACAAGGAATCAAGGATTGATGTCGAAGTCGAGGTCGAGTACGTTCAATAGAactgtaacggctagttttcaaGATAGGATATCAAAGAAAATATTCCTTTTggtattctctgcacttgtactttTAGAGGTTTCTTGGAAGTATGTCACATATAAATAGAATAAGAAACAATGATAGGGGGACATTCATTTGTGAGAAAAGCACTTTGACAAAAGGATTCGGTCTTCACTCGATACAAAGATCTACTTTTCACTGAAATTCTTATCTACACTTTACCATTAGATCCGAGAAATTCTCGATTATTCAAGGATTTGTCTTTCAATCATTGTCAAGCGGAAGGTTCATTTATTCCactttttattgattgaatcatTCCCCTTATCTACTTAAATGGCATTTATTATTGCACATCGAATATTATATGTTACACCACTGTTCTTGATTTTTCAGGGCATTTATCACGTGGTTCCTTTACTATCCGCTTGAACACCTATcaattgcttcttttttttttaatattaagatctaaggatattattattaactaggaTTAACCTTtgtttatataaatttaattatttgaaccaagatttatatttttagtcaAACAATTTTACGTCGTCTATGGGGATTTCTTAGTTAAATGTTTAGTTTCCGCTAGATCCACAACTAACACGAGTCACTAACGTACAAAACCCAAGATCTCCTTTCTTAGTATATACAAAACCCTACATGGAAGGTAACCGAGAAGAAAGGACGGGAATAACAAGTGACCTctcaaccaacctcatgaacgcCATCAATGAAAGCATATATTAGGACGGCATCAACCATATATCAGGACAGTCGCCGCGCCCTCCCCCCGCTACGAAGAAGGTCCATCCGGACCAAGGGCGGGAACTCATCGGAATGATAAAGGTATGCCCCCTATTATCTGCTCACAATTTTGTGTGTCACCAACAGATATAGTCTACGCCCTGGGGAAGCTCGGGCCAAAAGTGAAGTGGCCGCCAAAGATGAGATCTGACCCTAATACCATAAAATCTGACGCCCTCTATGAGTTCCACCAGGAACGAGGGCACAAAActgaagattgcatcgccctaaggcaAGAAGTTGTTAACATGTTACGACAAGGACACCTTAAAGAGCTACTAAGCAATAGGGGAAGAACCAATTTTGCCAGAGGACGCGAACATCAAGGGCCGCCTAAGCCACCCTCACCAGCGCgtaccatcaacatgatcatcggcggcgacGACGACGCCTCTATCAATAACGTGAAGTTTACCACTACCCACAAACTCAAGTGGTCTATCACCCGCAAATGGTACGACGAAcccgaagaaagtatcatcttcgacaaATCAGACGCCGACGGTTTGGCTTTTCCTCATAATGACGCACTCATTATTACTATGCAAATTTTAGATACTGATGTTAAACGCATTATGATAGATGACAGGAGTGGcgcgtgcattatccatccccgagtacTTACCCAAAtaaaactcgaggataagatagtaccGTGCAACATCACTCTAATAGATTTTCACAATGCAGTTGAACGGAGATCAGGGAAATTACACTCTCTGTTCTAGCCGGTGGCGTAACTCTGGAAATaatattccacatcatggaccaggatacCGCGTACAACACCATAGTAGGACGACCGTGGATACACCCAATGAAAGTCGTCtcctccagcttgtaccaagtctTCAAATTCCCAACTCTGTGGGGAATATTCAGTATATGAGGGGAACAACGTGCATCCTGGGAATGCTACCGAATTACCTTAGACAGCACGGCCACCCAACAAAGaaaggacaaagaaaaagaggtgTAGCAATCGGTAGGGTCGAGATTGGAGCATGATATGACCGGGGATGACATCAAAGACCCCGACACGGTTGAAGCTGCAAGATCGACCATAGAGGACCTAGACCCCGTTCAATTAGACCCAAACGACCATAGCAAGAAGGCCTATATCGGTTACAAACTTCAGGAGTCAAGTAAATTCAGTCATTTCTTAGAACCTAACGCAGGCTTActtgcttttagccatgcagatatgccaggcaTACCGAAGGAAATCGCCACGCACAAATTAAACGCCGACCCATTCCACTCCCCCTAGTGAGACAGATCATGCGTAAATTCAACCCCTCAATTAATGATGTAGTGCGCGGGGAGGTGGAAAAACTATTAGAAAATGGTTCCGTCAgagaatcgaagtacccgaagtGGGTCGCCAACATAGTAATGGTTAAaaagaagaatgggaaatggCAGATGTGCATGGATTTTacagacttgaacaaagcatgtccgAAGAACTCGTTCCCGTTGCCTCATATCGATGAAATAATTGATGCAACAGCCGGGCATGAACTACTAAGTTTCATGGACGCCTACTCAGGCTATAATCAAATCCTCATAGAATAGAAAGATCATGAAAAAACTActttcatcacccaccaaggaatgtattgctacagggtcatgcctttTGGACTAAAGAACGTAGTGGCTACTTATCAAAGGTTGGTAACAAGGTGTTCAAAGATCAGCTCGGTAAAacaatggaagtatatatagacgacatgctggtcaagtcAAAAAGGGGAGAAGACCGTATCGATCATCTgaaagaaactttcgacatactcagACGGTATGGAATGAGGCTAGACCTAGAGAAATGCGCGTTTGATGTAGCCTCGGGAAAGTTCCTAGGGTTTTCTAGTATCACAACGAGGGATCGAGGTCAACCAAGACCAAATCAAAGCCATTGAGGGGATACCAGAACTCTTGACAACCAAAAAACAGGTCCAAAGGTTGACTGGTCACATCACCGCACTATCAAGGTTCATCTCGCGGTCATCGGATAGATGCCAAAAATTCTTTGGCTTACTTAAGAAAGACAACGGCCTCGAATGGACTTCCGAGTGCGTCCAAGCTCTGCGAGAACTAAAAGCATACATGTCATTGCCATCTCTACTTTCAAAGCCCAAATCGGGGAAACGTCTCCTCATCTATCTTGCTATATCTGAGGTAGCCGTAAGCGCAGTCTTAATTCGAAAAAACAAATATACTCAATCTCatatctattacattagcaaaacactcgccgacgccgagacgaggtacccaCACCTTGAAAAATTGGCTTTATCCATAGTCGTAGCTTTACGAAAGCTTAGACTATATTTCCCCTTAagaagcattttgcataaacccgagctatcgggaaggctggccaaatgggccatcgagctaagcgagcacgatatcacGTACCAGCCACGAACAGCGATAAAGTCAAAAGCGCTCGCTGACTTGGTCGCCAACTTCAGCGCAAAAATAATTCTTGAAGTCGAACGGGAAGCCGTCCAAACTTCCCTTCAAATACAAGACCTTTGGGTCCTATACATCGATGGCGCATCCAACGCTTTGGGGTCCGGACTGGGATACGTACTCGAAGTCCCCACAGGTGAagtaattcgccagtccataaggtgcccagatatgactaacaacgaggccgagtatgaggccgtaattacaGGGTTAAGACTAACACTCACTTACGGAGCTAAACGAATGAAACTACATTGTGATTCccagctcgtagtcaaccaagtcatagggactttccaaatcaaggaacaaagattGCAAAAATTCCAGACCGAAATATGCAAACTGCTGcccgagttcgacgaatgccAGTTCGACCAAATCCCACGAGCACATAATGCCGAGGTAGATGGCCTCGCTAAACTAGCCACAACCACCAAAAACATCACAACCGGAGACAAAAACGTGGTTCACCGCCTCAACGCATCACTAGAACaagtcgaggtaagaaccataaacttaacttgggactggccCAATCGCGTTATCGCATACTTGCAGAACGACAGGCTCCCGGGTGAttaaaaaaaggcaaaaaaactGAGAATGCAAGCGGCCAGATACAGTATCCTCCATAACGACCTGTATAAGAGAACTTACGGTGGCCCTTTAGCGAAGTGTCTAAGCCCAAAGAAAACTCGGCGCGTCTTtgaagaagtccacgaaggccatTATGGGGCTTATTCCGGCAATCGTACattggtcagatgcctcatacgggcaggatattactagcccaccatgaaaaaagagGTTGCAGGCTTCGTAAAAAGATACGAACAGTGCCAAAAGTACGCCCCAATAattcaccaagcaggcgaacatctccactcggtcacctcaccttggccattcatcaaa containing:
- the LOC104114495 gene encoding protein trichome birefringence-like 19, whose protein sequence is MELPFGKYSTSTQRTPRIFILLVLAVIVLGLIPLYHPLNWYPADLVTQYPSEISPTYHAEEQKIKIKEPETCDTFSGEWVWNPDAPYYTNMTCFAIHEHQNCMKYGRPDSDYLKWRWKPNGCELPIFNPFQFLDMVRNKSLALVGDSVGRNQMQSLICLLGRVEYPEDISDNPDQAFKKLRYKTYNFTLSTYWSPFLVSTKEADADGPSHTGVFNLYLDEADEKWTNEIEGYDYVILNAGHWFARISVYYENKQRVGCRYCGLPNVTALPLNYAYQRAFRTALKAINDLENFKGVAILRTFAPSHFEGGDWNSGGDCVRTRPFRSNETALEGQSLEQYQIQVEEFKAAEKEGKTKGKRFRLMDTTQAMLMRPDGHPSKYGHWPNANVVLYNDCVHWCLPGPIDSWADFLFHMFKMEGTRSLEEKLQ